The following are from one region of the Anaerolineae bacterium genome:
- a CDS encoding response regulator transcription factor — protein MTMSSATETPLPRILVVDDDVEVAKSIEASLRHHYKVFVVYSGVEALKQVRRHPPDLIVLDVLMPDMDGFETCRQLRLDPTLANIPILFLTALGRPEDRVAGFRAGADDYLTKPFNLEELQLRIKAILRRVAPPVSLTSANIQIRDLVLNRNSYQVTTGKKQAKLTPIEFDLLYHLMMHPQEVFTSERLLQEVWDYPSESGSPDLVRMHIKNLRQKIEADPGNPEFILTIPRRGYTIASE, from the coding sequence ATGACTATGTCTTCAGCAACAGAAACCCCTCTACCACGAATCCTTGTTGTTGATGACGACGTAGAAGTGGCTAAATCTATTGAAGCAAGTTTGCGTCATCATTACAAAGTTTTTGTGGTTTATAGTGGGGTGGAAGCGCTGAAACAAGTTCGACGTCATCCGCCAGACCTCATTGTGCTGGATGTGCTGATGCCAGATATGGATGGTTTTGAAACCTGTCGCCAATTGCGGCTTGACCCGACCCTGGCCAATATCCCCATTCTATTTTTAACGGCCCTGGGCCGGCCAGAAGATAGGGTGGCAGGCTTTCGGGCCGGGGCCGATGATTATTTAACCAAACCCTTCAACCTGGAAGAACTCCAACTGCGCATCAAGGCCATCCTGCGCCGAGTCGCCCCGCCTGTTTCCCTGACCAGCGCCAACATTCAAATCCGCGATCTTGTGCTTAACCGGAACAGCTATCAGGTAACCACGGGCAAAAAACAGGCCAAACTAACCCCCATTGAATTTGATTTGCTCTACCATTTGATGATGCATCCCCAAGAAGTTTTTACCAGTGAGCGTTTGTTGCAAGAGGTTTGGGACTATCCTTCGGAGAGCGGTAGCCCCGACCTGGTGCGCATGCACATTAAAAATTTGCGCCAGAAAATTGAAGCTGATCCCGGCAACCCGGAATTTATTTTAACTATTCCTCGCCGGGGATATACCATTGCTTCAGAGTGA